One window of Paralichthys olivaceus isolate ysfri-2021 chromosome 20, ASM2471397v2, whole genome shotgun sequence genomic DNA carries:
- the LOC109643296 gene encoding voltage-dependent calcium channel gamma-4 subunit-like has translation MEAKSRNMPPDISFLPRPAMVWCERGIQVLLTTMGAFAAFALMTVAIGTDYWLYARAFICNSTANSSQEDSNNKDKKDPGALTHSGLWRICCLEGLKRGVCSQINHFPDDADYDQDAAEYLLRVVRASSIFPILSAILLLLGGVCVASSSFYKSKRNIILGGGILFVAAGLSNIIGVIVYISAALSDISPKKDEDKKWHYSYGWSFYFGGLSFILAEMVGVLAVNIYIEKNKELRCRSRTDLFKSTTHAMLRLPSYRFRRRSRSSSRSTDPPHSQETSPIGASKTFSLPPSAPPFSVATLPNPHHTSSGGSGGGGGGDISMYTLSRDSKLGSLGGGAPPLYGTVDRATLYQLHNYFPKDSGGSGGGGGAVISGGTLPSHSKSNLAAAAAVAQNAAPLNTSTSATTPAQPAQISTATMERDRGNVGTLDRLTAKRDRDSNSDTLNRKTTPV, from the exons atggaggcgaAGAGCAGAAACATGCccccag atATCAGTTTCCTCCCGCGCCCGGCGATGGTGTGGTGTGAGCGGGGGATCCAGGTGCTGCTGACCACCATGGGGGCGTTCGCCGCCTTTGCCTTGATGACGGTGGCCATCGGTACGGACTACTGGCTGTACGCCCGGGCCTTCATCTGCAACAGCACGGCCAACTCGTCCCAGGAGGACTCCAACAACAAGGACAAGAAGGACCCCGGGGCCCTCACCCACTCAGGCCTCTGGAGGATCTGCTGCCTGGAAG gccTGAAGCGAGGCGTGTGTTCCCAGATCAATCATTTCCCAGATGACGCAGACTACGACCAGGATGCTGCAGAGTATTTGCTGC GTGTGGTGCGAGCCTCCAGCATCTTCCCTATCCTCAGCGCCATACTGCTCCTGCTGGGCGGAGTGTGCGTTGCTTCCAGTAGCTTCTACAAGAGCAAACGGAACATTATACTGGGCGGAGGAATTCTCTTCGTGGCTGCAG GCCTCAGCAACATAATCGGAGTGATCGTGTACATCTCGGCGGCGCTGAGCGACATCTCCCCGAAGAAGGACGAGGATAAGAAGTGGCACTACTCGTACGGCTGGTCCTTCTACTTCGGCGGCCTGTCCTTCATCCTGGCCGAGATGGTGGGTGTCCTCGCCGTCAACATCTACATTGAGAAGAACAAGGAGCTGCGCTGCCGCTCTCGCACCGACCTCTTCAAGAGCACCACGCACGCCATGCTGCGGCTGCCCAGCTACCGCTTCCGGCGGCGCTCTCGCTCCAGCTCGAGGTCCACCGACCCGCCCCACTCGCAGGAGACCTCGCCCATTGGTGCGTCCAAAACCTTCAGCCTGCCGCCCTCTGCCCCGCCCTTCTCTGTGGCCACCCTGCCCAACCCACACCACACCAGCAGCGGCGGAAgcggaggcggcggcggcggcgacATCTCCATGTACACCCTCTCAAGGGACTCCAAGCTGGGCAGCCTGGGAGGCGGCGCCCCACCTCTCTACGGCACGGTGGACCGAGCCACGCTCTACCAACTCCACAACTACTTTCCAAAAGATTCCGGCGGAAGCGGCGGAGGTGGAGGAGCGGTGATAAGCGGCGGTACGCTCCCATCTCATTCCAAATCCAACTTGGCAGCAGCGGCGGCCGTCGCCCAGAACGCAGCGCCGCTGAACACGTCCACATCGGCCACCACACCGGCCCAGCCCGCCCAGATCTCCACAGCCACCATGGAGAGGGACAGGGGCAACGTGGGAACCCTGGACCGACTGACCGCCAAGAGAGACAGGGATAGCAACTCAGACACGCTGAACAGGAAAACAACGCCAGTCTAA
- the LOC109647662 gene encoding voltage-dependent calcium channel gamma-7 subunit-like, protein MSSFSTRALTLLSSVFGACGLLLVGVAVSTDYWLLMEEGIILQQNQTTEVKMALHSGLWRVCFVAGPEKGRCVASEYFTEPEIEITTENTANILKMVRTATPFPMVSLLFVFTAFVISNIGHIRPQRTILAFVSGIFFILSGLSLVVGLVLYISSINDEVMNRPREPEQFFHYRYGWSFAFAASSFLLKEGAGVMSVYLFMKRYAEEELYRPHPALYRPRMSDCSDYSGQFLHPDSWPPPQRGRSASDVSSDISIQLNQTPPSQAPPKGGSSSHPTPSSSGPSSAASYQLQPASSSSTSSSYPHPLHPASTLPRSSHAHGHPHPHPSGPPPQSLPMAAPPSAVPPPRYHTHMRMSASPC, encoded by the exons ATGAGTTCGTTCAGTACGAGGGCCCTGACGCTGCTCTCGTCCGTTTTCGGGGCCTGCGGCCTGCTGCTGGTGGGCGTCGCCGTGTCGACGGACTACTGGCTGCTGATGGAGGAGGGAATCATCCTGCAGCAGAACCAGACCACCGAGGTCAAGATGGCGCTGCACTCCGGCCTGTGGAGGGTCTGCTTCGTGGCAG gtccAGAGAAGGGCCGTTGTGTGGCGTCAGAATATTTCACCGAGCCAGAGATCGAGATCACGACAGAGAACACGGCCAACATACTCA AAATGGTCCGAACCGCCACTCCCTTCCCGATGGTCTCCCTGCTCTTCGTCTTCACCGCCTTCGTCATCAGCAACATCGGACACATCCGGCCCCAGCGCACCATCCTCGCCTTCGTGTCGGGGATCTTCTTCATCCTGTCAG GCCTCAGTCTGGTGGTGGGTCTGGTCTTGTACATCTCGAGCATCAATGACGAGGTGATGAACCGACCCAGAGAACCAGAGCAGTTCTTCCATTACCGCTACGGCTGGTCGTTCGCCTTCGCCgcctcctccttcctgctcaAAGAG GGTGCAGGAGTCATGTCCGTCTACCTCTTCATGAAGCGTTACGCTGAGGAGGAGCTATACAGGCCTCACCCCGCCCTCTACCGCCCCCGCATGTCTGACTGCAGCGACTACAGTGGCCAGTTCCTCCACCCAGACTCCTGGCCTCCGCCGCAGCGCGGTCGCAGCGCCTCCGACGTCTCCTCCGACATCTCCATCCAGCTCAACCAGACCCCGCCCTCGCAGGCGCCTCCCAAGGGCGGCAGCAGCTCCCATCCGACGCCCTCCTCCTCCGGGCCTTCATCGGCGGCCAGCTACCAGCTCCagccggcctcctcctcctccacctcctcctcctatcCACACCCCCTTCACCCGGCCTCCACCTTACCCAGGTCCTCCCACGCCCACGGTCACCCTCACCCCCACCCGAGCGGGCCCCCGCCCCAGTCCCTTCCCATGGCGGCGCCACCCTCAGCCGTGCCTCCGCCCCGCTATCACACGCACATGCGAATGAGCGCCTCGCCGTGCTAG
- the LOC109645700 gene encoding voltage-dependent calcium channel gamma-6 subunit-like: MWSTFFVTDMEGRTVAPVAAGVGAGAAQGGAAQGAGGMASLMSGRSTFGGNKRRRTTSTGNSMSEAQEGKIKLAFFVAIVGVVLTVLGVGTEFWVELAAPKSFYNNQTCLTAHYGLWKGCTKTLWVADIDPGRESCGPAELPGESNCTYFKFFTTGENAVMFQKTTQKNLNVAAAMLVMLSLFLMVMGAVCITMSLSKEIIFFLKPASICFILSGVLVLLSLMVFHQSVLALLASDHTVPLHHELSWSVSCLGCAGAVLIVGGVLFLVLALPCSPWRRCLPQKDSDS; the protein is encoded by the exons ATGTGGTCAACTTTTTTTGTGACGGATATGGAGGGACGCACCGTGGCCCCGGTGGCAGCAGGAGTGGGGGCGGGGGCTGCACAAGGAGGAGCGGCCCAGGGGGCGGGGGGTATGGCCAGCCTGATGAGCGGACGCAGCACGTTCGGGGGGAACAAGCGGCGCAGGACGACGTCAACGGGAAACAGCATGAGCGAGGCCCAGGAAGGAAAG ATCAAGTTGGCGTTCTTCGTGGCCATCGTGGGCGTCGTCCTCACGGTGCTCGGCGTGGGGACAGAGTTCTGGGTGGAGCTGGCGGCCCCGAAGAGTTTTTATAACAATCAG ACGTGTCTGACGGCTCACTACGGCCTGTGGAAGGGCTGCACCAAGACGCTGTGGGTGGCCGACATCGACccagggagagagagctgcGGACCTGCGGAGCTGCCCGGAG AATCCAACTGCACCTACTTCAAGTTTTTCACCACCGGAGAAAACGCTGTAATGTTTCAGAAGACGACGCAGAAGA ATCTGAACGTGGCGGCGGCCATGTTGGTTATGCTCAGCCTGTTCCTCATGGTGATGGGAGCCGTCTGCATCACCATGTCTCTGAGTAAAGAAATCATCTTCTTCTTGAAGCCGGCGTCCATCTGCTTCATCCTGTCAG GCGTCCTGGTGCTCCTCTCCCTCATGGTCTTCCACCAGTCGGTCCTCGCTCTCCTGGCCAGCGACCACACGGTTCCTCTTCACCACGAGCTCTCCTGGTCGGTGTCGTGCCTCGGCTGCGCGGGCGCCGTCCTCATCGTGGGCGGGGTCCTCTTCCTGGTGCTGGCGCTGCCCTGCAGCCCCTGGCGGAGGTGTCTCCCTCAGAAGGACAGCGACAGCTAG